In Fusarium oxysporum f. sp. lycopersici 4287 chromosome 6, whole genome shotgun sequence, a single window of DNA contains:
- a CDS encoding hypothetical protein (At least one base has a quality score < 10) yields MANTSLLDNLQLFFDTSARLLICTRESCKFALSNGPSRVTTHLRDKHNISAEARKGLNKLLKSLSPVPLEPDDASPRADGSPEHDKLRVYEGFACINCQFRTINLPLTRRHQSNPPDDCCNSGARSAQPRRRRDLGPQFEYVYLQTWTTGSTRKYWIIKRGGSMVRQMDSPAVQAHLHGVLTREFNREHPPGVITAAPPAQSADMTAFSLQTPWLDRTGWSRTYSSRGRREVLTALTRTFISPGGRDYYVGNGQQCGLDEDFVSSGEDEDRIACLVRLVDVMMSRCEETARRTSRHMLCWLRSTQASSIYSKPFTLVQSTSSTKYRLLLKRCLAMILRIYRLPHDKRLKVTGLALNISTRLLGRGDCSQSANGEEEEEEEEEEEEDESEEDDMREEEEDNAEDHSEEGKGGAHQQEEDRGFTTWLKDLGEITDDDEYDTEVEAGAAPGSPEELVELLFGLTLALATQPVVDGQPQTTVLVYFSGILGFSSSSGGSAFLPARSYTSNLSGLIYILRLVFLEYALPLQSYSTLDIERRPRVGQLERLQSIRRQYMVMESQSPMEELLSLRNYGQVIARTDTPPHLLRWSENGQVVSLGDEISVSMSQFRRLPEHFIKEAATLCNEMMFAWDPAIDLANITDDMTNNKEGFSFVLHPRNKLDTAYLELVHRASRAHRNGLFRGSGWDWNAVFQYFKKEQAFLRAILGGMFSAGGQLPRCIEVLTLLCCNSELHPRGIYVYDQSIVYIIRHHKAKRATNHEFVVARFLPAQLGHILYKYLVYIRPFINMLLRERGSQGPRRTDESPLLFREDATLISRSWQTGRLTAILKGATSLAWSQPILAARRIQI; encoded by the exons ATGGCTAACACTAGCCTTCTCGATAATCTACAGCTCTTCTTTGATACCAGCGCCCGTCTCCTAATTTGCACCAGAGAGAGCTGCAAATTCGCATTATCCAATGGCCCATCACGCGTAACAACACATCTACGCGATAAGCACAACATCTCCGCAGAAGCTAGAAAAGGGCTAAATAAACTTCTAAAATCTTTATCCCCTGTACCCTTAGAACCTGATGATGCATCGCCCCGAGCCGACGGATCGCCTGAGCACGACAAGCTGCGAGTCTATGAAGGCTTCGCCTGCATCAACTGCCAATTTCGCACCATCAATCTCCCGTTGACACGACGCCACCAGTCAAACCCGCCGGATGATTGCTGTAATTCTGGAGCTAGGTCTGCCCAACCCCGTCGCCGTCGCGATCTTGGCCCGCAGTTTGAGTATGTCTATCTGCAGACATGGACCACTGGGTCAACACGGAAATACTGGATCATTAAGCGAGGTGGAAGTATGGTCCGGCAGATGGATAGCCCTGCGGTGCAGGCCCACCTGCATGGCGTACTGACACGCGAGTTCAACCGAGAACACCCCCCCGGTGTGATAACGGCGGCGCCTCCAGCTCAATCGGCCGATATGACGGCATTTTCATTGCAGACGCCTTGGCTAGATCGAACCGGCTGGAGCCGAACGTATAGCAGTAGAGGCCGCCGCGAAGTGCTTACAGCCTTAACGCGCACCTTTATATCTCCAGGCGGACGGGATTATTACGTCGGAAACGGCCAGCAATGCGGCCTTGATGAAGACTTCGTTAGCTcaggtgaagatgaggatagGATTGCCTGCCTCGTTCGCCTGGTAGACGTGATGATGAGCCGTTGCGAGGAGACAGCGAGGAGGACAAGCCGACACATGCTCTGCTGGCTCCGAAGTACGCAGGCATCATCAATCTACAGCAAGCCTTTCACTCTTGTACAatcaacatcgtcaaccAAGTATCGGCTCTTGCTCAAACGGTGTCTGGCGATGATCTTACGCATTTATCGGCTGCCTCATGATAAGCGCCTGAAGGTTACGGGCCTAGCCTTGAACATAAGCACTCGGCTG TTAGGACGTGGGGACTGCAGCCAGAGTGCAAATggggaagaggaggaggaggaggaggaggaggaggaggaggatgagagtgaagaagatgatatgcgagaggaagaagaagataatGCAGAGGATCACAGTGAAGAGGGTAAGGGAGGTGCTCATCAGCAAGAGGAGGACAGGGGGTTCACTACGTGGTTAAAAGACCTAGGTGAAATAACGGACGATGACGAGTATGATACAGAGGTCGAGGCAGGTGCCGCCCCAGGgtctcctgaagaacttgtcGAGCTACTATTTGGTCTAACACTGGCACTTGCCACCCAGCCAGTGGTCGATGGCCAACCACAGACGACCGTGCTGGTGTATTTCAGTGGCATCCTAGGcttctcgtcatcatcaggTGGTAGTGCTTTCCTACCAGCTAGGTCCTATACATCCAATCTCTCTGGGCTTATCTATATCCTCCGCTTAGTCTTTCTCGAATACGCCCTACCTCTACAGTCATATTCCACTCTTGATATTGAACGACGACCGCGGGTAGGTCAGCTCGAGAGGCTACAGTCGATTCGGAGACAGTATATGGTGATGGAGTCACAATCCCCCATGGAAGAGCTGCTAAGTCTGCGGAATTACGGCCAGGTCATAGCTCGGACAGATACACCGCCTCATCTGCTCCGCTGGAGTGAGAATGGGCAGGTAGTCTCACTCGGAGACGAGATTTCGGTCTCAATGAGCCAGTTCCGGCGATTGCCCGAGCATTTCATTAAGGAGGCAGCCACGTTATGTAACGAAATGATGTTCGCCTGGGACCCAGCTATAGATTTAGCCAATATCACCGACGACATGACCAACAACAAAGAGGGCTTCTCATTTGTCCTCCATCCCAGAAATAAGTTAGATACGGCCTACCTCGAGCTCGTCCATCGAGCAAGCAGAGCCCATCGCAATGGGCTCTTTCGTGGCAGTGGCTGGGATTGGAATGCTGTCTTTCAGTATTTCAAAAAAGAACAGGCATTTCTTCGCGCTATCCTAGGCGGCATGTTCAGCGCAGGCGGGCAGCTGCCGCGCTGTATCGAAGTGCTCACTCTATTGTGCTGCAACAGCGAGCTTCATCCGAGAGGCATATATGTGTATGATCAATCGATCGTTTACATTATACGTCATCACAAAGCAAAGAGAGCCACGAATCACGAGTTTGTAGTGGCCCGCTTTCTCCCCGCTCAGCTGGGACATATACTCTACAAATACCTAGTTTATATCCGGCCGTTTATCAACATGCTACTCAGAGAAAGGGGGTCGCAAGGACCGAGGCGGACTGACGAGTCCCCTCTCCTATTCCGTGAGGATGCCACACTTATCAGTAGATCCTGGCAGACCGGCCGTCTCACGGCAATACTCAAGGGAGCCACATCCCTGGCTTGGAGTCAACCTATCCTAGCTGCAAGGCGGATACAGATCTGA